One segment of Thermoanaerobacter kivui DNA contains the following:
- the sdaAB gene encoding L-serine ammonia-lyase, iron-sulfur-dependent subunit beta: MRDYSVFDILGPIMVGPSSSHTAGAARLAKIARKIVEEDVSEVEFILYESFAHTYKGHGTDKALVAGILGFDPDDERLPYSFEIARQQGMRFKFIESDEEAPHPNTVRMIITGKKGQKNNILGCSIGGGNVLLKEINGIEVEFSGEYETLITNHIDKPGIVASVTKIFANYKINIAFMRVYRHSKGDKAIMVIESDQKIPEDAKEAIKNIDGILNAIIINTI; this comes from the coding sequence ATGAGGGATTACAGCGTTTTTGATATATTGGGACCTATAATGGTTGGACCCAGCAGTTCCCATACAGCAGGAGCTGCAAGGCTTGCAAAAATTGCTCGAAAAATTGTGGAAGAGGATGTATCAGAAGTAGAGTTTATACTGTATGAATCTTTTGCCCACACTTATAAAGGGCATGGCACAGACAAAGCTCTTGTGGCAGGCATATTGGGCTTTGACCCTGATGATGAAAGATTACCTTATTCTTTTGAAATAGCAAGACAGCAAGGTATGAGGTTTAAATTTATTGAAAGCGATGAAGAAGCTCCACACCCCAACACTGTAAGAATGATAATCACAGGCAAAAAAGGACAAAAGAATAATATATTAGGATGTTCAATAGGCGGAGGCAATGTCCTTTTAAAAGAAATAAATGGCATAGAGGTGGAGTTTAGTGGAGAATATGAAACCTTGATTACAAATCATATAGATAAACCGGGGATAGTAGCAAGTGTCACTAAAATTTTTGCAAATTATAAAATAAATATCGCTTTTATGAGGGTATACAGGCATTCTAAGGGAGATAAAGCTATTATGGTGATAGAGTCAGACCAGAAAATACCTGAAGATGCAAAAGAGGCAATAAAAAATATTGATGGCATTTTGAATGCTATAATAATAAATACTATTTGA
- the pheA gene encoding prephenate dehydratase yields MKIGYLGPKGTFSEEAVIKYTQGVENCEVVEFNTIPEVINCISNGLCVEAVIPIENSIEGSVNIAVDMLINDANGIMIKGEVIIPISHCLISDAPIEFKDVHCILSHQQAIAQCREYISKKFPNAEVKATDSTAQAVLGVKSKPGVVAIGPERAAVIYGMRIIDKDIQDVKENYTRFLVLSQKDGVVTGKDKTSIVFSVPNVPGSLYNALGVLANKKINMTKIESRPSRKKLGEYVFWVDIEGHREDEIVKSALEELKGRTDFLKVLGSYPKFK; encoded by the coding sequence ATGAAAATTGGCTATTTGGGTCCTAAAGGAACATTTTCTGAAGAAGCTGTTATAAAATACACGCAAGGTGTTGAAAATTGTGAAGTTGTAGAGTTTAACACCATTCCAGAGGTCATAAATTGCATAAGCAATGGCTTATGCGTAGAGGCAGTAATTCCTATTGAAAACTCTATTGAAGGTTCTGTAAATATTGCCGTAGATATGCTGATAAACGACGCAAATGGGATAATGATAAAAGGAGAAGTGATAATACCTATTTCCCATTGCTTGATTTCGGATGCTCCAATTGAATTTAAAGATGTACATTGTATACTTTCTCATCAGCAGGCAATTGCTCAGTGCAGGGAATATATATCTAAAAAATTTCCCAATGCGGAAGTAAAAGCTACAGACAGCACTGCTCAGGCAGTCTTAGGTGTCAAATCTAAACCTGGAGTGGTGGCAATAGGTCCTGAAAGAGCAGCTGTTATTTACGGCATGAGAATAATTGACAAAGACATTCAAGATGTAAAAGAAAATTATACAAGGTTTTTGGTCCTTTCTCAAAAGGACGGGGTTGTCACAGGGAAAGACAAGACATCAATAGTGTTTTCTGTCCCCAATGTTCCAGGCAGTTTATATAACGCTTTAGGGGTTTTGGCCAATAAAAAAATCAATATGACAAAAATAGAATCTCGACCTTCAAGGAAAAAACTTGGAGAATATGTTTTTTGGGTGGACATTGAGGGGCATAGAGAAGATGAAATAGTAAAGAGTGCTTTAGAGGAGTTAAAAGGTAGAACGGATTTTTTAAAAGTGTTAGGTTCATATCCTAAATTTAAGTAG
- the gnd gene encoding phosphogluconate dehydrogenase (NAD(+)-dependent, decarboxylating), with protein sequence MKIGLIGLGRMGFNLALNMRDHGHEVIAYNRSPEKVKEAEKEGIKGAYTIEDLVKNLERRRVIWFMVPAGDPVDEMIDKLLPLLDKHDIIIDGGNSYYKDTLRRNQMLKEKGIDFVDVGTSGGIEGARHGACTMIGAEDEVFKYIEPLIRDISAENGYLHTGKNGSGHFAKMVHNGIEYGMMQAIGEGFEVLEKSQFDFDLKEVARVWSHGSVIRGWLMELMEKAFEKDPKLSGIKGVMHSSGEGLWTLEEALNLKVPVPVIAQSLFMRYRSEQEDTFAGKVVAALRNEFGGHAVEKN encoded by the coding sequence ATGAAAATAGGTTTAATTGGACTAGGGCGCATGGGGTTTAATCTAGCATTAAATATGAGAGACCATGGACATGAGGTTATTGCATATAACAGGTCCCCTGAAAAAGTAAAAGAGGCCGAAAAAGAAGGTATAAAAGGTGCGTATACCATCGAGGATTTGGTAAAAAATCTCGAAAGAAGAAGAGTTATATGGTTTATGGTACCTGCTGGAGATCCAGTGGATGAAATGATAGATAAACTGCTTCCACTGCTTGACAAACATGACATTATCATAGATGGAGGTAATTCCTACTATAAAGACACCTTGAGAAGGAATCAAATGCTTAAAGAAAAAGGAATTGATTTTGTAGATGTGGGCACAAGTGGAGGAATTGAAGGAGCAAGACATGGAGCCTGCACCATGATAGGAGCAGAAGATGAGGTCTTTAAATATATTGAACCTCTAATTAGGGATATAAGTGCGGAAAACGGTTATTTACATACAGGCAAAAACGGCTCAGGGCATTTTGCAAAAATGGTTCACAACGGCATAGAATACGGAATGATGCAGGCTATAGGAGAAGGGTTTGAGGTTTTAGAGAAAAGTCAGTTTGATTTTGATTTAAAAGAAGTGGCCAGAGTTTGGAGTCATGGGTCAGTGATTCGCGGATGGCTTATGGAGCTTATGGAAAAAGCTTTTGAAAAAGACCCTAAATTGTCTGGAATAAAAGGAGTAATGCATTCTTCTGGAGAAGGACTGTGGACGTTAGAAGAAGCTTTAAACCTCAAAGTGCCTGTACCTGTAATTGCACAGTCGTTGTTTATGAGATATCGCTCAGAGCAAGAAGATACTTTTGCAGGAAAGGTTGTAGCTGCTTTGAGAAATGAGTTTGGAGGGCATGCGGTGGAAAAGAATTAA
- the zwf gene encoding glucose-6-phosphate dehydrogenase: MVKNNISNIMVIFGGRGDLTHRKLMPALYNLKYQKILPENFAVVSIGRRDKTEEQYRNEVLESVKNYSRFNIDEKIWQDLSKGIYYKKFDFTDGKGYIELSSFLEEIDKKYNAKGNRVYYLAVAPEYFGIIVEKLNRYGMVKNETSWQRVVIEKPFGEDLKSAQRLNKIITDVFTERNTYRIDHYLGKEMLQNIIVIRFANVFFEPVWNRRYIDNVQISSNETVGIENRGGYYEKAGALRDMVQNHMLQLLTLTAMEPPVNLDTESIRDEKVKVLKSLEIFTPGAVEKNIVRGQYVGYRQEDKVSPTSNTETFMALKVHVENFRWAGVPFYIRTGKRMPAKSTEIVIQFKPLPGILSKVITKCKVFDFTNIFDKITSEDLVNKNIQKGNFIIFKTRNSLVEDFDFEFVYLDKSGALYLKEKEIVGVGIDALGIERSQPDHETHKILLEAGIVILEGLRLKDVEEGEYFLYAAPLKIKGAEAAPTRAVLIKEE; the protein is encoded by the coding sequence ATGGTTAAAAATAATATATCTAATATAATGGTTATATTTGGTGGGAGAGGGGATTTGACTCACAGAAAGCTTATGCCTGCTTTGTATAATTTAAAATATCAAAAAATTCTTCCTGAAAATTTCGCTGTTGTTTCTATAGGAAGGCGGGACAAGACAGAGGAGCAATATAGAAACGAGGTATTGGAGTCTGTTAAAAATTATTCAAGATTTAACATTGATGAAAAAATTTGGCAAGATTTAAGTAAGGGAATATACTATAAAAAATTTGATTTTACAGATGGCAAGGGTTATATAGAACTAAGCTCTTTTTTGGAAGAAATTGATAAAAAATACAATGCAAAAGGCAATAGAGTTTACTATCTTGCGGTGGCACCGGAATATTTCGGGATAATCGTTGAAAAACTTAATAGGTACGGTATGGTCAAAAATGAAACTTCATGGCAAAGAGTAGTAATAGAAAAGCCTTTTGGAGAAGATTTAAAATCGGCACAAAGGCTAAACAAGATAATTACAGATGTTTTTACAGAGAGGAACACTTACAGGATAGACCATTATCTTGGCAAAGAGATGCTGCAAAACATAATTGTAATTAGATTTGCCAATGTATTTTTTGAACCTGTATGGAACAGAAGATACATTGACAATGTGCAGATTTCCTCTAATGAAACGGTGGGAATTGAAAACCGTGGGGGATATTATGAAAAAGCAGGAGCTTTAAGGGATATGGTTCAAAATCACATGCTTCAGCTTTTGACTTTGACAGCGATGGAACCACCTGTAAACCTCGATACAGAATCTATAAGAGACGAGAAAGTAAAAGTTTTGAAGTCTTTAGAAATTTTTACTCCAGGGGCTGTTGAAAAAAATATCGTTAGAGGGCAATATGTAGGATATAGACAAGAGGACAAGGTTTCGCCTACTTCCAATACAGAAACATTTATGGCGTTAAAAGTTCATGTGGAAAATTTCCGATGGGCAGGAGTTCCATTTTATATTCGCACAGGTAAGAGAATGCCGGCAAAATCTACGGAAATTGTCATACAGTTTAAGCCTCTTCCAGGTATTTTAAGCAAAGTTATAACAAAGTGTAAAGTATTTGACTTTACGAATATATTTGATAAAATAACTTCGGAGGACCTTGTAAATAAAAATATTCAAAAAGGAAATTTTATAATATTTAAGACGAGGAACTCCTTGGTAGAGGATTTCGACTTTGAATTTGTTTATTTAGATAAAAGCGGAGCCCTTTATTTAAAAGAAAAAGAAATTGTGGGTGTGGGAATTGATGCCTTAGGAATTGAGAGAAGCCAGCCAGACCATGAAACCCACAAAATCCTTTTGGAAGCAGGCATAGTTATCCTTGAGGGACTCCGGCTTAAAGATGTTGAAGAAGGGGAATATTTTTTGTATGCTGCACCTTTAAAAATTAAAGGTGCCGAAGCAGCTCCTACAAGAGCCGTATTGATAAAGGAAGAGTAA
- the pepF gene encoding oligoendopeptidase F — MATLKTRSEIEDKYKWRLEDIYEDEKLWEEDYNKVKELLKEIVKFKGKINTSKDLLSVLKLHDEIGIMAGKVFVYARMRRDEDNTNTKYQALADKAMRLNIEVMSTTSFIVPEILSIDTQKLMEMINECEELKIYQHYFEDLIRFKPHVLSPEEEKILAEAETIAESVSNIYTMLNNADMKFPTIKDENGEEVELTHGNFIRFMQSKDRNVRMAAFNAMYDTYEKFINTFSSTMAGNIKKDIFYAKTRKYNSSLEASLFEDNINVEVYDNLIETVHNRLNLLHRYVSLKKKLLGLYELHMYDLYVPLIQEYDKKFTYEEALELVLEGLKPIGDEYISLLKKGFNSRWIDVYENRGKTSGAYSWGTYGTHPYVLLNYQGKLNDVFTIAHEMGHSLHTYYSNSTQPYIYAGYKIFVAEVASTCNEALLMDYLLKNSKDEKEKLYLLNHFFEEFRGTIYRQVMFAEFEKYAHEIAEKGESITPEVLCKKYYDLNKLYYGDDIVVDEGISYEWARIPHFYRNFYVYKYATGFSAAIAISQMILNEGEKAVQRYKEFLKSGSSDYPLNLLKKAGVDLTTPKPVNEALDVFERLLDEFGKML; from the coding sequence ATGGCTACTTTAAAAACCAGAAGTGAAATTGAAGATAAGTATAAATGGAGACTTGAGGATATATACGAAGATGAAAAATTGTGGGAAGAAGATTACAATAAAGTAAAAGAGCTTTTAAAGGAAATTGTCAAATTTAAAGGGAAAATTAATACTTCTAAAGACTTATTGAGCGTTTTGAAGCTTCATGACGAAATTGGAATAATGGCTGGGAAAGTTTTTGTATACGCCCGCATGAGAAGAGATGAAGACAACACAAATACAAAATACCAAGCACTAGCTGACAAAGCTATGAGGCTAAACATTGAAGTGATGAGCACTACTTCTTTTATAGTTCCGGAGATTTTGTCTATTGATACGCAAAAATTAATGGAAATGATAAATGAATGTGAAGAACTAAAAATATATCAACATTATTTTGAGGACTTGATTAGATTTAAGCCTCATGTCCTCTCTCCAGAAGAAGAAAAAATATTGGCGGAAGCAGAAACTATCGCAGAATCTGTATCAAATATATACACTATGCTAAACAATGCGGATATGAAATTTCCTACGATTAAGGACGAAAACGGCGAAGAAGTAGAATTAACTCATGGCAATTTTATACGATTTATGCAGAGCAAAGACAGAAATGTCAGAATGGCTGCATTTAATGCCATGTACGATACATATGAAAAGTTCATAAATACTTTTTCTTCTACAATGGCTGGCAATATTAAAAAAGATATTTTTTATGCAAAAACGCGGAAATACAATTCCTCTTTAGAAGCCTCACTTTTTGAGGATAATATAAATGTAGAGGTTTATGACAATCTTATAGAGACAGTACATAATAGGCTTAATCTTTTGCACAGATATGTAAGTCTTAAAAAGAAACTTTTGGGTTTATACGAACTCCACATGTACGACTTGTATGTTCCCTTGATACAGGAATACGACAAGAAATTTACATACGAAGAAGCTTTAGAACTCGTACTTGAAGGTCTCAAACCTATAGGAGATGAGTACATAAGCTTGCTTAAAAAAGGATTTAACTCTCGATGGATTGATGTTTATGAAAACCGAGGCAAAACATCTGGAGCCTATTCATGGGGCACTTACGGTACCCATCCTTATGTGCTGTTAAACTACCAAGGCAAGCTAAATGACGTTTTTACAATTGCTCATGAAATGGGCCATTCATTGCATACCTATTATTCTAATTCAACTCAACCGTACATATATGCGGGCTACAAAATTTTTGTAGCAGAAGTAGCTTCTACTTGCAATGAAGCACTATTGATGGACTACCTTTTAAAGAATTCAAAGGATGAGAAAGAGAAACTTTATCTTTTAAACCACTTTTTTGAGGAGTTTAGGGGCACTATATACAGACAAGTGATGTTTGCAGAGTTTGAAAAATACGCTCATGAAATTGCAGAAAAGGGAGAATCAATTACTCCCGAAGTATTGTGTAAAAAATACTATGACCTCAACAAACTCTATTACGGTGATGACATCGTAGTGGATGAAGGTATAAGTTATGAATGGGCGAGAATTCCTCATTTCTATAGGAATTTTTATGTCTATAAATATGCCACAGGATTTTCTGCGGCAATAGCTATCTCTCAAATGATACTAAATGAGGGAGAAAAAGCTGTACAAAGGTACAAAGAATTTTTAAAGAGTGGAAGTTCTGATTATCCTTTGAATCTTTTGAAAAAAGCAGGAGTAGATTTGACAACTCCTAAGCCAGTAAATGAGGCGTTGGATGTTTTTGAAAGATTGCTTGATGAGTTTGGAAAAATGCTATGA
- the aroF gene encoding 3-deoxy-7-phosphoheptulonate synthase, producing MVIVMNIDATDKQISDITNLLTSLGLCYHISKGEERIVIGVIGDKKKLEGKAVEMMEGVEKVIPIVEPYKLASRIFKPEPTVVEVGDIKIGGNNIVIMAGPCAVESREQLFESAMAVKKAGAQFLRGGAFKPRTSPYSFQGLEEEGLKMLQEAKQLTGLKIVTEVMDIHSVELVVQYADVLQIGARNMQNFPLLKAVGKINKPVLLKRGISATLEEWLSAAEYILSEGNKDVILCERGIRTFETYTRNTLDLSAVPAIKKLSHLPIIVDPSHGTGKWHLVGPMAKAAIAAGADGLIIEVHPDPKNALSDGAQSLTPENFEVLCQDIKSIAKVIGRDFA from the coding sequence ATGGTAATTGTTATGAATATTGATGCGACTGATAAACAAATCTCTGATATTACAAATCTTTTAACATCTCTTGGTTTATGTTACCATATTTCAAAAGGTGAAGAACGGATAGTCATAGGTGTCATCGGTGATAAGAAAAAATTAGAAGGTAAGGCTGTAGAAATGATGGAGGGAGTTGAAAAAGTCATTCCTATTGTGGAACCTTACAAACTTGCCAGCAGAATTTTCAAACCAGAGCCGACTGTTGTGGAAGTAGGGGATATAAAAATAGGCGGAAACAACATAGTTATAATGGCGGGACCCTGTGCAGTAGAAAGTAGAGAACAGCTCTTTGAAAGTGCGATGGCAGTCAAAAAAGCGGGAGCTCAATTTTTGCGAGGAGGAGCATTTAAGCCGAGAACATCTCCTTACTCCTTCCAAGGGCTTGAAGAAGAAGGCTTAAAAATGCTTCAGGAAGCAAAACAGCTTACTGGCCTTAAGATTGTGACAGAAGTTATGGATATTCATTCAGTTGAACTCGTGGTGCAATATGCTGATGTTCTTCAAATAGGCGCAAGGAATATGCAAAATTTCCCATTACTTAAAGCGGTGGGGAAAATTAACAAGCCTGTTTTATTAAAGAGGGGTATTTCAGCAACATTGGAAGAATGGCTAAGTGCAGCCGAATACATTTTAAGCGAAGGTAACAAAGACGTCATACTTTGTGAAAGAGGAATAAGGACTTTTGAAACTTATACTCGAAATACTTTGGATTTGAGTGCAGTTCCAGCAATAAAAAAATTGAGCCATTTGCCCATAATTGTTGACCCCAGCCACGGAACTGGAAAATGGCACCTGGTAGGTCCTATGGCTAAAGCTGCTATAGCAGCAGGAGCCGATGGCCTCATTATTGAAGTCCACCCAGACCCTAAAAATGCGTTATCTGATGGGGCTCAATCCCTTACCCCTGAAAATTTTGAGGTTTTGTGTCAAGACATAAAGTCTATTGCCAAAGTAATAGGGCGTGATTTTGCATGA
- the aroB gene encoding 3-dehydroquinate synthase encodes MDFITVDLKERSYPIYFAYDSFDKLGEIAKKHVRSSKTFVITDSNVYPLYFEKLNESLIKSRFDVSYEVIPAGETSKTMEMAQRLLEKAYDYGLLRDSSVIALGGGVVGDIAGFVAATYMRGIDFVQIPTTLLAQVDSSIGGKVAVNLKKGKNIIGAFHQPKMVYIDTAVLNTLDKREILGGLAEIIKYGIIWDFSLFEYIESNIYEILDLKEDKLRHIIKKSCEIKGKIVSLDEKEENLRSILNFGHTIGHAIEALTGYERYIHGEAVAIGMVYACKLALNLGYIDEKYFERIFSLIQKTGLPTDYGDLHKEDIVEAIKLDKKSREGKINFVLPRGFGKVEVMSVKEDEILKVLK; translated from the coding sequence TTGGATTTTATAACAGTCGATTTAAAAGAAAGGTCTTATCCTATATATTTTGCCTATGATTCTTTTGATAAATTAGGAGAAATAGCAAAGAAACATGTGAGAAGCAGTAAAACATTTGTAATAACTGATTCTAATGTTTATCCTTTGTATTTTGAAAAACTCAATGAAAGTCTTATAAAAAGTCGTTTTGATGTGTCATATGAAGTTATTCCTGCAGGGGAAACAAGTAAAACAATGGAAATGGCACAAAGGCTTCTTGAAAAAGCTTATGACTATGGACTTTTAAGAGACAGTTCAGTTATAGCTCTTGGAGGAGGCGTTGTAGGAGACATAGCGGGTTTTGTGGCAGCAACTTACATGAGGGGAATAGACTTTGTGCAAATTCCCACGACTTTGTTGGCGCAGGTTGATAGCAGTATAGGGGGCAAGGTAGCAGTCAATCTAAAAAAAGGCAAAAACATAATAGGAGCTTTTCATCAACCTAAAATGGTATATATAGACACTGCCGTTTTAAATACGTTAGATAAAAGAGAAATACTTGGTGGATTAGCCGAAATAATCAAATATGGTATTATATGGGATTTTAGTTTATTTGAGTATATTGAAAGCAACATTTATGAAATTTTAGATTTAAAAGAAGATAAATTAAGGCATATAATCAAAAAATCTTGCGAAATAAAAGGGAAAATCGTATCTCTTGATGAGAAAGAAGAAAACCTGCGTTCAATATTAAATTTTGGCCATACGATAGGACATGCTATTGAAGCTTTGACCGGTTATGAGAGGTATATCCATGGAGAAGCAGTTGCTATAGGGATGGTATATGCTTGTAAACTTGCATTAAATTTAGGGTATATTGATGAAAAATATTTTGAAAGAATTTTTTCTTTGATACAAAAAACGGGATTACCTACAGATTATGGGGATTTGCACAAAGAAGACATCGTAGAGGCTATAAAACTTGATAAAAAGAGTAGAGAAGGCAAAATAAATTTTGTTCTTCCACGTGGTTTTGGAAAAGTTGAGGTCATGAGTGTTAAAGAAGATGAAATCTTAAAAGTTTTAAAATAA
- a CDS encoding phosphodiester glycosidase family protein — MLNLTTFYLRWYMGKKISMKHILAFLIFEVFFVSITMPALVFYGPFTNIRNTFVTTAMTTFTHQYLATLFLPKNVINKIMSMNKIQTGKTDKNLINFTNKHDKSIEVYNIYGKHFEGKMILIHDPTRVQVGISSKFPKEGETTSVIAKNYDAIAAINAGGFGDSSMKGIGGAPQGFVIQNGKVLYTEIKNPNEKVDLIGFTQDGKLLVGNYRYKDILEMSIKEAVSFGPALVINGQPMIKRGDGGWGIAPRTAIGQRRDGTVIFLVIDGRSLKSIGATLKDVQDIMLKYGAYNAANLDGGSSTTMYFKGKVINNPSDALGERCVPTIFFAK, encoded by the coding sequence ATGTTAAATTTAACTACTTTTTATCTGAGGTGGTATATGGGAAAGAAAATTTCTATGAAGCACATTTTGGCTTTTTTGATATTTGAAGTGTTTTTTGTGTCCATTACAATGCCTGCTTTAGTTTTTTACGGGCCTTTTACTAATATACGAAATACTTTTGTCACAACAGCGATGACAACTTTTACCCATCAGTATCTTGCAACCTTGTTTTTGCCAAAAAATGTGATAAATAAGATAATGAGTATGAACAAGATACAAACTGGTAAAACTGATAAAAATTTGATAAACTTTACGAATAAACATGATAAATCTATAGAAGTGTATAACATCTACGGGAAACACTTTGAAGGTAAAATGATATTAATACATGATCCTACGAGGGTACAAGTAGGGATATCCAGTAAATTTCCTAAAGAAGGGGAAACTACAAGCGTAATAGCTAAAAATTACGATGCCATAGCAGCTATAAATGCTGGTGGCTTTGGAGATAGCAGTATGAAAGGTATTGGTGGTGCTCCTCAGGGATTTGTGATTCAGAATGGAAAAGTTTTATACACAGAGATTAAGAACCCAAACGAAAAAGTTGATTTGATAGGATTTACACAAGACGGGAAATTGCTGGTTGGAAATTATAGGTATAAAGATATATTAGAAATGTCGATAAAAGAAGCGGTGAGTTTTGGACCAGCACTAGTCATAAATGGACAGCCTATGATAAAAAGAGGAGATGGAGGTTGGGGGATAGCTCCTCGTACGGCTATTGGGCAGAGAAGAGATGGCACGGTGATTTTTTTAGTAATAGATGGAAGGTCATTAAAAAGTATTGGAGCTACTCTCAAAGATGTTCAAGATATAATGTTAAAATATGGTGCTTATAATGCAGCTAATCTCGATGGAGGTTCTTCTACCACTATGTATTTTAAAGGTAAAGTGATAAACAATCCCTCAGATGCTTTGGGAGAAAGATGTGTTCCTACCATATTTTTTGCAAAATAA
- the sdaAA gene encoding L-serine ammonia-lyase, iron-sulfur-dependent, subunit alpha — protein MYQYNHGYELLELTKKFNLPISQIVMLEEQERTGEDLNVIFQKMKNNLLVMKESINKGLNEDLKSVSGLSGGDAKKLYERVVIGNTLSGETIAKAVASALAVTEVNASMGKIVAAPTAGSSGVIPGALVTIGRKFGKSDDDMTRVLFTASGIGIIIAKNSTLSGAEGGCQAEIGSASAMAAAALVELMGGTPEQCFTAASFAIMNLLGLVCDPVAGLVEIPCEKRNAIGTANAIICADLAIAGMDSIIPFDEVVDAMYRVGRSIPCALRETAEGGLAKTPTGVRLKKEIFQKD, from the coding sequence ATGTATCAATATAATCATGGTTATGAGTTATTAGAACTTACCAAAAAATTCAATTTGCCCATATCTCAAATTGTAATGCTAGAGGAACAAGAGAGAACTGGAGAAGATTTAAATGTCATTTTTCAAAAGATGAAGAACAATTTGTTAGTGATGAAAGAATCTATTAATAAAGGTTTAAATGAAGATTTAAAATCAGTAAGCGGCTTGTCTGGAGGAGATGCTAAAAAACTATACGAAAGAGTAGTAATAGGGAATACCCTTTCTGGGGAGACAATAGCCAAAGCTGTAGCATCTGCTCTTGCAGTGACAGAGGTTAATGCTTCTATGGGTAAAATTGTTGCTGCTCCTACTGCAGGTTCCAGCGGTGTTATACCGGGAGCGCTGGTTACAATAGGTAGAAAGTTTGGCAAAAGCGATGACGACATGACGAGGGTATTGTTTACTGCATCAGGGATAGGTATTATAATAGCCAAAAATTCCACTTTATCAGGTGCTGAAGGGGGGTGTCAAGCAGAAATAGGTTCTGCCTCGGCAATGGCTGCAGCGGCTTTAGTAGAACTTATGGGAGGAACGCCAGAGCAGTGTTTTACTGCGGCTTCCTTTGCCATAATGAATTTGCTGGGGCTTGTATGCGATCCTGTTGCAGGATTAGTAGAAATACCCTGTGAAAAAAGAAATGCAATTGGAACAGCCAATGCCATAATATGTGCTGATTTAGCAATAGCAGGTATGGATAGTATAATTCCTTTTGACGAAGTTGTAGATGCGATGTACAGAGTAGGAAGGTCTATACCTTGCGCTTTGAGGGAGACTGCAGAAGGAGGGCTTGCAAAGACGCCAACAGGGGTTAGACTTAAAAAAGAAATTTTCCAAAAGGATTAA
- a CDS encoding prephenate dehydrogenase, with amino-acid sequence MIKNAVIVGLGLIGGSLAKALSKYTDIKVMAVDINENSLHKALEEGVISYGVTDLDFQVDADLVFICTPVGKVVEKAKNILPYLKKGCIVTDVGSTKKVIMEEVQKFLPDEIFFIGGHPMAGTEKAGYDNADADLFVNSNYLLTPFDNVKEDVLDLFINEVIIKIGAKPVIMDYNKHDAIVGIISHVPHILSATLTNFAHDKCSEAFKYAAGGFKDTTRIALSQTEIWKDIICTNKEVILELLKNYREVLSDFICYLENDDIDTIQKFLEDARKYRNTIT; translated from the coding sequence ATGATAAAAAACGCGGTTATTGTAGGATTGGGTCTTATAGGCGGGTCACTGGCAAAAGCGTTAAGTAAATATACTGATATAAAAGTTATGGCTGTTGATATAAATGAAAATAGTTTACACAAAGCGTTGGAAGAGGGAGTAATTTCTTATGGCGTGACAGACCTTGATTTTCAAGTAGATGCTGATCTAGTTTTTATATGCACGCCTGTTGGAAAAGTTGTTGAAAAGGCTAAAAATATACTTCCTTATTTAAAAAAAGGTTGTATTGTAACTGACGTTGGAAGTACAAAAAAAGTTATAATGGAAGAAGTGCAAAAATTTTTACCCGATGAAATTTTTTTCATCGGGGGCCATCCCATGGCTGGCACAGAGAAGGCAGGTTATGACAACGCTGATGCAGATTTATTTGTCAACTCTAATTATTTGTTGACACCTTTTGATAATGTAAAGGAAGATGTTTTAGATTTATTTATAAATGAAGTAATAATAAAAATAGGTGCAAAACCGGTAATAATGGATTATAATAAACACGATGCCATTGTCGGAATAATAAGTCATGTACCTCATATTCTTTCTGCTACCCTTACGAATTTTGCTCATGATAAATGCAGTGAAGCATTTAAATACGCAGCTGGTGGGTTTAAAGATACTACGCGAATTGCCTTGTCTCAGACTGAAATATGGAAAGACATAATTTGTACAAACAAAGAAGTTATTTTGGAGTTACTAAAAAATTACAGGGAAGTCCTAAGTGACTTTATTTGTTATTTAGAAAATGACGATATTGACACCATACAAAAGTTTCTTGAAGATGCAAGAAAATATCGAAACACTATAACTTGA